One Setaria viridis chromosome 7, Setaria_viridis_v4.0, whole genome shotgun sequence genomic region harbors:
- the LOC117865006 gene encoding uncharacterized protein, with protein MGEEAKKEEVEKPKEAAPAEEKPKEAAPAEEKPKDAAPAEEKSKEGGGGGEEKKEEAPPPPPPPPEEVEMRVYMHCEGCARKVKKILRRFDGVEDVIADSKAHKVVVKGKKAAADPMKVVERVQKKTGRKVELLSPIPPPPEEKKEEEKEEEPEPPKPEEKKEPPVIAVVLKVHMHCEACAEGIRKRILKMKGVQSAEPDLKASEVTVKGVFEEAKLAEYVYKRTGKHAAIIKCEPVPPPESAGGDDKAKEEKKAEGGGEEKKDDGKEEKKEGKEGGGEEKKDEKEKEKESGETAAGDEKDKADKEKDAAAIAAASLYMHYPRFPFPAGYYPPPPLPPPGYVYQPAYPPPSYAAHHQTMAPQIFSDENPNACSVM; from the exons ATGGGCGAG GAGGCcaagaaggaggaggtggagaagcccaaggaggcggcgccggcggaggagaagccgaaggaagcagcgccggcggaggagaagCCCAAGGACGCCGCACCGGCGGAGGAGAAGTccaaggaaggcggcggcggcggggaggagaagaaggaggaggcgccgccgccgccgcccccgccgccggaggaggtcGAGATGCGGGTCTACATGCACTGCGAGGGATGCGCCAGGAAGGTCAAGAAGATCCTCAGGCGCTTCGACG GAGTGGAGGACGTGATTGCTGACTCAAAGGCACACAAGGTGGTGGTGAAGGggaagaaggccgccgccgacccgaTGAAGGTGGTGGAGCGCGTCCAGAAGAAGACCGGGCGCAAGGTGGAGCTCCTCTCGCCGATCCCGCCTCCgccggaggagaagaaggaagaggagaaggaggaggagcccgagccACCCAAGCCGGAGGAAAAGAAGGAG CCACCGGTGATCGCCGTGGTGCTGAAGGTGCACATGCACTGTGAGGCCTGCGCTGAGGGGATCAGGAAGAGGATCCTCAAGATGAAAG GAGTGCAATCTGCAGAGCCAGACCTGAAGGCATCCGAGGTGACAGTGAAGGGTGTGTTCGAGGAGGCCAAACTGGCCGAGTACGTGTACAAGCGCACCGGCAAGCACGCCGCCATAATCAAGTGCGAGCCTGTCCCTCCGCCGGAGAGCGCTGGCGGCGACGACAAGgccaaggaggagaagaaggcagaaggtggcggcgaggagaagaaggatgacggcaaggaggagaagaaggaaggcaaagaaggtggcggtgaggagaagaaggacgagaaggagaaggagaaggaaagcGGTGAAACTGCTGCCGGCGACGAGAAGGACAAGGCTGACAAAGAGAAGGATGCCGCAGCCATCGCCGCGGCCAGCCTGTACATGCACTACCCACGGTTCCCATTCCCCGCTGGGTACTACCCGCCACCCCCACTACCGCCGCCCGGGTATGTCTACCAGCCAGCCTACCCGCCGCCGTCATACGCCGCGCACCACCAGACGATGGCTCCGCAGATCTTCAGCGACGAGAACCCGAATGCCTGCTCCGTCATGTAA
- the LOC117864233 gene encoding probable metal-nicotianamine transporter YSL6, translating to MGSEAEITGPLLAAGGGGGGAPGAEPEAVPPWREQVTARGLAVSAVLGVLFCLITHKLNLTVGIIPSLNVAAGLLGYFLVRTWTAALEKLGVVSRPFTKQENTVIQTCVVACYGLAFSGGFGSYMLAMDQRTYELIGPDYPGNRAVDVKNPSLGWMIGFMFVVSFLGLFSLVALRKVMVIDYKLTYPSGTATAMLINSFHTSTGAELADKQVRCLGKYLSISFIWNCFKWFFSGVGDSCGFDKFPSLGLEAFKNTFYFDFSPTYIGCGLICPHIVNCSTLLGAIISWGFLWPYISTKAGDWYPANLGSNDFKGLYGYKVFISVSVILGDGLYNLIKIIYATIKEIMNARAKQGRLPLGRVQDDDEGSKLSAEEKFLNETFIKDSIPPWLAGSGYVGLAAISTATVPMIFPQIKWYLVLSAYVVAPLLAFCNSYGTGLTDWNLASTYGKIGLFIFASWVGQNGGVIAGLAACGVMMSIVSTAADLMQDFKTGYLTLSSPRSMFVSQLIGTALGCVIAPLTFWLYWSAFDIGNPDGPFKAPYAVIFREMSILGVEGFSALPQHCLAICSFFFIASLVINLLRDVTPKNVSRFIPIPMAMAIPFYIGAYFAIDMFVGTVILFVWERMNRKECEDFAGAVASGLICGDGIWTVPSAILSILRIDPPICMYFKPSLAS from the exons aTGGGCTCGGAGGCGGAGATCACGGGCCCGCTcctcgcggccggcggcggcgggggcggcgcgccTGGGGCGGAGCCGGAGGCGGTGCCGCCGTGGCGGGAGCAGGTGACGGCGCGGGGGCTGGCGGTCAGCGCGGTCCTCGGGGTGCTCTTCTGCCTCATCACGCACAAGCTCAACCTCACCGTCGGGATCATCCCCTCGCTCAACGTCGCCGCGGGGCTGCTCGGATACTTCCTCGTCCGCACCTGGACCGCCGCGCTCGAGAAGCTCGGCGTCGTCTCCAGGCCCTTCACCAAGCAGGAGAACACCGTCATCCAGACCTGCGTCGTCGCATGCTACGGCCTCGCCTTCAGCG GGGGGTTTGGAAGTTATATGCTCGCGATGGATCAGAGAACCTACGAGCTTATCGGGCCAGATTATCCTGGTAACAGGGCCGTGGATGTCAAGAATCCTTCACTAGGTTGGATGATTGGGTTCATGTTTGTCGTTAGCTTCCTTGGACTATTTAGTCTTGTTGCACTACGCAAG GTAATGGTAATTGATTACAAGCTGACCTATCCCAGCGGGACAGCCACAGCTATGTTGATAAATAGCTTCCACACGTCCACCGGAGCTGAACTTGCAGA CAAACAAGTTAGGTGTCTCGGGAAGTATTTAAGCATCAGTTTTATTTGGAACTGCTTTAAATGGTTCTTCAGTGGTGTTGGAGATTCTTGTGGTTTCGATAAATTCCCTTCTTTGGGACTTGAAGCATTTAAGAATAC GTTTTATTTTGACTTCAGTCCAACCTACATTGGATGCGGTCTTATTTGTCCACACATTGTTAACTGCTCTACACTTCTTGGTGCCATCATATCGTGGGGTTTCCTTTGGccatatatatcaacaaaagcTGGGGACTGGTATCCAGCTAACCTAGGAAGCAATGACTTCAAAGGACTTTATGGATACAAG GTTTTTATATCTGTATCTGTGATACTTGGGGATGGTCTCTATAATCTCATCAAGATCATTTATGCTACTATCAAGGAAATAATGAATGCACGGGCGAAGCAAGGAAGACTTCCACTTGGCCGGGTTCAGGATG ATGATGAAGGTTCTAAATTATCAGCTGAAGAAAAGTTTCTGAATGAGACATTCATAAAGGACAGTATCCCTCCCTGGTTGGCAGGATCTGGTTATGTTGGCCTTGCAGCAATATCAACTGCAACTGTCCCAATGATCTTCCCACAGATCAAGTGGTACCTTGTCCTCTCAGCATACGTTGTTGCTCCCCTACTCGCTTTCTGCAACTCGTATGGCACTGGTCTAACAGACTGGAACCTTGCATCAACATATGGAAAGATTGGCCTCTTTATTTTTGCTTCATGGGTTGGTCAGAATGGTGGGGTGATTGCTGGCTTAGCTGCCTGCGGTGTTATGATGTCCATCGTTTCCACAGCAGCTGATCTCATGCAGGACTTCAAGACTGGGTACCTTACACTCTCTTCACCTAGGTCCATGTTTGTGTCACAGTTGATCGGGACCGCTCTTGGCTGTGTCATTGCTCCACTCACGTTTTGGCTTTACTGGTCGGCTTTTGATATTGGCAACCCTGATGGTCCCTTCAAAGCTCCATATGCTGTGATCTTCCGTGAGATGTCGATTCTTGGCGTCGAAGGGTTCTCTGCGCTGCCCCAACACTGCCTAGCAATCTGCTCATTTTTCTTCATCGCGTCCCTAGTGATCAACCTCCTCCGGGATGTAACACCAAAGAATGTGTCCAGATTCATTCCCATCCCGATGGCCATGGCCATTCCCTTCTACATTGGCGCGTACTTCGCCATCGACATGTTTGTTGGGACGGTCATCCTTTTCGTCTGGGAGAGGATGAACCGCAAGGAGTGTGAAGATTTTGCCGGTGCAGTTGCTTCAGGCTTGATCTGTGGTGATGGGATCTGGACCGTTCCTTCTGCGATTCTGTCAATCCTTCGGATCGACCCACCAATCTGCATGTACTTCAAGCCATCCCTTGCCAGCTAA